The following coding sequences lie in one Amycolatopsis cihanbeyliensis genomic window:
- a CDS encoding NUDIX hydrolase — MTPLLIVLAALAVLIVLGGLWLLATANRLDRLHVRTDAGWAALDAALARRAVVARAVAASALPEREAARLRAAAERAEGAPRAEREFAENTLTRALTGVDRAKLAGPLADELADAESRVVIARRVHNDAVRDTLALRRRRKVRYFKLAGTAAQPEYFEIVEPELVVDGGGPAATEPSPAPPASDRTVRADD, encoded by the coding sequence GTGACCCCCTTGCTCATCGTGCTCGCCGCGCTGGCGGTACTGATCGTGCTCGGCGGGCTGTGGCTGCTCGCCACCGCCAACCGGCTGGACCGGCTGCACGTGCGCACCGACGCGGGCTGGGCCGCGCTGGACGCCGCGCTGGCCCGCCGTGCGGTGGTGGCCAGGGCGGTGGCGGCGAGCGCGTTGCCGGAGCGGGAGGCGGCTCGGTTGCGGGCCGCGGCGGAGCGGGCCGAGGGCGCGCCGCGGGCCGAGCGGGAGTTCGCCGAGAACACGCTCACCCGGGCGCTGACCGGCGTGGACCGGGCCAAGTTGGCGGGCCCGCTCGCGGACGAGCTCGCCGACGCCGAGTCCCGCGTGGTGATCGCGCGCCGGGTGCACAACGACGCGGTTCGCGACACCCTGGCGCTGCGGCGCAGGCGCAAGGTGCGTTACTTCAAGCTGGCCGGTACCGCGGCGCAGCCGGAGTACTTCGAGATCGTCGAACCCGAGTTGGTGGTGGACGGGGGCGGCCCTGCCGCTACTGAGCCGTCACCTGCCCCTCCGGCATCGGATCGAACCGTGCGTGCCGACGACTGA
- a CDS encoding glycosyltransferase family 4 protein, whose product MKIGIVCPYSFDVPGGVQGHVVDLAKALLARGHRVSVLAPADEDAELPAFVHPAGRALGIRYNGSVARLQFGPVSYARVRRWIRDNAFDVLHLHEPVAPSLSLLALKVAEGPVVATFHTSTPRSRTLLAFQPVLRPLLEKVTARIAVSALARRVQVEHLGGDAVEIPNGVDVGHYAGAVPLDGYPRQGGTVGFVGRFTEPRKGMGVLLEALDRLRTHLPGLRLLVVGRGEAEDLYRQAGPELSEHIELLGQVDDETKARALRSVDVYCAPNLGGESFGMILTEAMAAGTPVLASDLDSFRRVLDDGAAGVLTPAGDGGALATALGELLDDPDRRRRLAEAGSERVAVFDWATVVAQVVRVYEAAIAADPRRVSAEPVAEAGR is encoded by the coding sequence ATGAAGATCGGCATTGTGTGCCCGTACTCCTTCGACGTTCCCGGTGGAGTACAGGGGCACGTGGTGGACCTGGCCAAGGCGTTGCTGGCGCGGGGACACCGGGTCTCGGTGCTGGCGCCCGCGGACGAGGACGCCGAACTGCCCGCGTTCGTACATCCCGCCGGCCGCGCGCTGGGTATCCGGTACAACGGCTCGGTGGCACGGTTGCAGTTCGGCCCCGTCTCCTACGCCAGGGTGCGCAGGTGGATCCGGGACAACGCCTTCGACGTGCTGCACCTGCACGAACCGGTCGCGCCCAGCCTCTCCCTGCTCGCGCTGAAGGTGGCCGAGGGGCCGGTGGTGGCCACCTTCCACACCTCCACCCCGCGCTCGCGCACCCTGCTGGCCTTCCAGCCGGTGCTGCGACCGCTGCTGGAGAAGGTGACCGCGCGGATCGCGGTGTCCGCGCTGGCGCGCCGGGTGCAGGTGGAGCACCTCGGCGGGGACGCCGTGGAGATCCCGAACGGGGTGGACGTGGGTCACTACGCCGGTGCCGTCCCGCTGGACGGCTACCCGAGGCAGGGCGGCACGGTCGGGTTCGTCGGCCGGTTCACCGAACCCCGCAAGGGGATGGGTGTCCTGCTGGAGGCGTTGGACCGGCTGCGAACCCACCTGCCGGGGCTGCGGCTGCTGGTGGTCGGCAGGGGAGAGGCCGAGGACCTGTACCGGCAGGCAGGCCCCGAGTTGTCCGAGCACATCGAGCTGCTCGGGCAGGTCGACGACGAGACCAAGGCGAGAGCCCTGCGCAGTGTGGACGTCTACTGCGCACCCAACCTCGGCGGGGAGAGCTTCGGCATGATCCTCACCGAGGCCATGGCCGCGGGCACCCCGGTGCTGGCCAGCGACCTCGACTCCTTTCGCCGCGTGCTGGACGACGGCGCCGCCGGGGTGCTGACGCCCGCGGGTGACGGCGGTGCCCTCGCCACGGCGCTGGGGGAGTTGCTCGACGACCCCGACCGCAGGCGGCGGCTGGCGGAGGCGGGCAGCGAGCGGGTCGCCGTGTTCGACTGGGCCACCGTGGTCGCCCAGGTGGTGCGGGTCTACGAGGCGGCGATCGCCGCGGACCCGCGCCGGGTCAGCGCCGAACCCGTGGCGGAGGCCGGCCGGTGA
- a CDS encoding phosphatidylinositol mannoside acyltransferase yields the protein MSALGERLGGLGYAAGWRLTSMLPAGMTATAFSLGADFVARRGGGSVQQLRRNLVRVVPQAGGSELDELTRRSLRSYARYWQEVFRLPSMDLDSVRHRVEQSASGVENLDAALAEGNGAVLALSHSGNWDAAGVWLTGHTGGFTTVVERLRPESLYQRFVAFRESLGFEVVPAAGAAASFRTLLRRLRENRVVCLLGDRDLTTSGIPVTFFGERTRMPGGPARLAASTGAALLPVGCWFTEEGWGLRIHPRIRVNAREEVPAATQALADVLAGDIAAHPADWHMLQKFWVADLERQQRAVLGESG from the coding sequence GTGAGTGCACTCGGTGAACGGCTCGGCGGACTCGGCTACGCGGCGGGCTGGCGGCTGACCAGCATGCTGCCGGCCGGTATGACGGCCACCGCCTTTTCCCTCGGCGCCGACTTCGTGGCCCGCCGTGGTGGCGGTTCGGTGCAGCAGTTGCGGCGCAACCTGGTCCGGGTGGTGCCGCAGGCGGGTGGCTCCGAGCTCGACGAGCTGACCAGGCGTTCGCTGCGCTCGTACGCCCGCTACTGGCAGGAGGTGTTCCGGCTGCCGTCCATGGACCTGGACAGCGTCCGGCACCGGGTGGAGCAGTCGGCCAGCGGCGTGGAGAACCTGGACGCCGCGCTGGCCGAGGGAAACGGCGCGGTGCTCGCGCTGTCCCACTCCGGCAACTGGGACGCGGCCGGGGTCTGGTTGACCGGCCACACCGGCGGCTTCACCACGGTCGTCGAGCGGCTCCGGCCGGAGTCGCTGTACCAGCGGTTCGTCGCGTTCCGGGAGTCCCTCGGGTTCGAGGTGGTGCCCGCCGCGGGCGCGGCCGCGTCCTTTCGCACGCTGCTGCGGCGGCTGCGGGAGAACAGGGTGGTGTGCCTGCTCGGCGATCGTGACCTGACCACATCCGGCATCCCGGTCACCTTCTTCGGTGAGCGGACCAGGATGCCGGGCGGCCCGGCGCGGCTGGCCGCGAGCACCGGCGCGGCCCTGCTGCCGGTCGGCTGCTGGTTCACCGAGGAGGGGTGGGGCCTGCGGATCCACCCGCGGATCAGGGTGAACGCGCGGGAGGAGGTCCCGGCCGCCACCCAGGCGCTGGCCGACGTGCTGGCAGGGGACATCGCCGCACACCCCGCCGACTGGCATATGTTGCAGAAGTTCTGGGTAGCCGACCTGGAGCGCCAGCAGCGCGCGGTCCTCGGCGAATCGGGCTAG
- the pgsA gene encoding phosphatidylinositol phosphate synthase, whose protein sequence is MLNIFARASISRVTDPIGVALVRAGLKPNMMTVLGTAGAAVGALVFFPRGMLLAGTFTVWGFAMLDLLDGAMARARGNGTPFGAVLDATCDRLVDGALFAAIAWWCLAGAGPARAGAAALVCLVLAQVISYVKARAEASGLSADGGLIERAERLIIALAGTGLQGFGVPHAVEVSLWLLAALSVVTLLQRMIAVAQGAREAKT, encoded by the coding sequence ATGCTCAACATTTTCGCGCGCGCCTCCATTTCCCGCGTCACCGATCCGATCGGTGTCGCCCTGGTGCGTGCCGGTCTGAAGCCGAACATGATGACGGTGCTGGGCACGGCGGGGGCGGCGGTCGGCGCGCTGGTGTTCTTCCCCCGCGGTATGTTGCTGGCCGGGACCTTCACGGTGTGGGGCTTCGCCATGCTCGACCTGCTGGACGGGGCGATGGCGCGGGCACGAGGTAACGGCACCCCGTTCGGGGCCGTCCTCGACGCCACCTGTGACCGGCTGGTCGACGGCGCGCTGTTCGCCGCGATCGCCTGGTGGTGTCTTGCCGGTGCGGGGCCCGCACGAGCAGGCGCCGCCGCACTGGTCTGCCTGGTGCTGGCCCAGGTGATCTCGTATGTGAAGGCTCGGGCTGAGGCATCGGGGCTTTCGGCCGATGGGGGACTGATCGAGCGCGCCGAACGGTTGATCATCGCGCTGGCGGGCACCGGGCTGCAGGGGTTCGGGGTGCCACACGCGGTGGAGGTCTCGCTCTGGTTGCTGGCGGCGCTGTCCGTGGTGACACTGCTGCAGCGGATGATCGCCGTGGCGCAGGGGGCACGGGAGGCCAAGACGTGA
- a CDS encoding MarR family winged helix-turn-helix transcriptional regulator, producing MSGTRWLSDHEQQVWRSFNAAVSMLRGHLEGQLQRDSGMPHTYYEVLVALSEAPGQTLRMSELAEACHSSRSRLSHAVARMESSGWINRRSCPTDKRGSLASLTAEGLAALKEAAPGHVEAVRQSLFDVLTPEQVTMLGEISAAIRNGLGPQCAAALAAEDGEPPPEQPH from the coding sequence ATGTCCGGAACTCGCTGGCTCAGTGACCACGAGCAACAGGTGTGGCGCTCGTTCAACGCGGCCGTCAGCATGCTCAGGGGCCATCTCGAGGGGCAGCTGCAGCGCGATTCCGGTATGCCGCACACCTACTACGAGGTGCTGGTGGCGCTGTCCGAGGCCCCGGGGCAGACCCTACGGATGAGTGAGCTTGCCGAGGCGTGTCATTCCTCACGTAGCCGGCTGTCGCACGCGGTCGCCCGGATGGAGTCCAGCGGCTGGATCAACAGGCGGTCCTGCCCCACGGACAAGCGCGGCTCGCTGGCCTCGCTCACCGCGGAGGGTCTCGCGGCGCTGAAGGAAGCCGCGCCGGGCCACGTCGAGGCCGTCCGGCAGAGCCTCTTCGACGTGCTGACCCCCGAACAGGTGACCATGCTCGGTGAGATCAGCGCCGCGATCCGCAACGGACTGGGCCCGCAGTGTGCCGCCGCGCTGGCCGCGGAGGACGGCGAGCCGCCACCGGAGCAGCCGCACTGA
- a CDS encoding YceI family protein, producing the protein MSAPTTEIPGYVAGTWAIDPAHSEVSYSVKHLGLAKSRGNFTAFSGQVVTGENILDSSVTAEIDAGSVSTGTTMRDDHLRTDEFFDVANHPTITFRSTGIRSDGEDYVIDGELTWRGVTKPVSLQAELNGIGTNPANDNATTIGVSAETTVNRRDFGIGPEGSSFLGEKVKITLEIEAALQS; encoded by the coding sequence ATGAGCGCACCCACCACCGAGATCCCCGGCTACGTCGCGGGCACCTGGGCCATCGACCCCGCGCACTCCGAGGTCAGCTACAGCGTGAAGCACCTGGGGCTGGCCAAGTCACGCGGCAACTTCACCGCGTTCAGCGGGCAGGTCGTCACCGGGGAGAACATCCTGGACTCCTCGGTGACCGCCGAGATCGACGCCGGTTCCGTTTCCACCGGCACCACCATGCGCGACGACCACCTGCGCACCGACGAGTTCTTCGATGTGGCCAACCACCCCACCATCACCTTCCGGTCCACCGGCATCCGCTCCGACGGCGAGGACTACGTGATCGACGGCGAGCTGACCTGGCGCGGGGTGACCAAGCCGGTGTCCCTGCAGGCCGAGTTGAACGGGATCGGCACCAACCCGGCCAACGACAACGCCACCACGATCGGCGTGTCGGCCGAGACCACCGTGAACCGGCGGGACTTCGGCATCGGGCCGGAGGGCAGCAGCTTCCTCGGCGAGAAGGTCAAGATCACCCTGGAGATCGAGGCCGCGCTGCAGTCCTGA
- a CDS encoding HIT family protein has translation MPADTPPEYVGQDGVGVPDALQRLWTPHRLAYIQGENKPEGDEPQGCPFCRLVGMDDAEALILARGTTVYAVLNLYPYNPGHLMVVPYRHVADYTELTSEETVEVAEFTQRAMTVIRGVSGAHGFNIGMNQGVIAGAGIAAHLHQHVVPRWGGDSNFMPVVGHTKVLPQLLDQTRSLLSEAWPEH, from the coding sequence TTGCCCGCTGACACCCCACCGGAGTACGTCGGGCAGGACGGTGTCGGGGTCCCGGACGCGTTGCAGCGGCTGTGGACCCCGCACCGGCTGGCCTACATCCAGGGCGAGAACAAGCCGGAAGGCGATGAGCCGCAGGGCTGCCCGTTCTGCCGGCTGGTCGGGATGGACGACGCCGAGGCGCTGATCCTGGCGCGCGGGACCACGGTGTACGCGGTGCTGAACCTGTACCCGTACAACCCGGGACACCTGATGGTGGTGCCGTACCGGCACGTCGCCGACTACACCGAGCTGACCTCGGAGGAGACCGTCGAGGTCGCCGAGTTCACCCAGCGCGCGATGACCGTGATCCGCGGCGTGTCCGGCGCGCACGGGTTCAACATCGGGATGAACCAGGGGGTGATCGCCGGCGCGGGTATCGCCGCCCACCTGCATCAGCACGTGGTGCCGAGGTGGGGCGGCGATTCCAACTTCATGCCGGTCGTGGGGCACACCAAGGTGCTGCCCCAGTTGCTCGACCAGACCCGTTCGCTGCTGTCCGAGGCCTGGCCGGAGCACTGA
- the thrS gene encoding threonine--tRNA ligase, translated as MSQPLSPAAEPTPRVVVPAGTTAGTAIREAGLPGKGADAVVVVRDPDGHLRDLAWIPERDAEVEPVAANTEDGRGVIRHSAAHVLAQAVQERFPGAKLGIGPPVRDGFYYDFAVDAPFTPEDLRALEQRMKQIIKGSQRFSRRVVESVEAARQELADEPFKLELVDLKSEQGAVDTSEVMEVGEGALTVYDNLDPRTGDRVWGDLCRGPHVPTTKHIPAFKLTRVAAAYWRGDDSNPQLQRIYGTAWESADAQDAYLEMLAEAERRDHRRVGAELDLFSFPEEIGSGLPVFHPKGGIIRRELESYSRRRHEEAGYEFVNTPHITKGGLFHTSGHLPYYADTMFPPLSLENEDYYLKAMNCPMHHLIFRSRGRSYRELPLRLFEFGTVYRYEKSGVVHGLTRVRGLTMDDSHIYCTKEQMPGELRSLLRFVLDLLADYGLSDFYLELSTRDDSAKFIGEEREWEEATETLRAAAEESGLELVPDPGGAAYYGPKISVQARDAIGRTWQMSTIQLDFNHPRRFELEYTASDGSRQMPVVIHRALFGSIERFFGVLTEHYAGAFPAWLSPVQVVGIPIAEDHAEHLRGVEKALRARGVRAEVDSGDDRMQKKIRTHTTQKVPFLLLAGGKDVEAGAVSFRFRDGGQINGVAVATAVEAIAEWIARKENASPTAEALEEFVAR; from the coding sequence GTGTCCCAGCCGTTGTCACCCGCAGCCGAACCCACCCCGCGTGTGGTGGTACCGGCCGGGACTACGGCGGGCACGGCGATCCGCGAGGCGGGGCTGCCCGGCAAGGGCGCGGACGCGGTGGTCGTGGTGCGCGACCCCGATGGCCACCTGCGCGACCTCGCCTGGATCCCGGAGCGGGACGCCGAGGTCGAGCCGGTGGCCGCGAACACCGAGGACGGCCGCGGCGTGATCCGGCACTCCGCGGCGCACGTGCTGGCGCAGGCGGTGCAGGAGCGGTTCCCCGGCGCGAAGCTGGGCATCGGCCCGCCGGTGCGGGACGGCTTCTACTACGACTTCGCGGTGGACGCGCCGTTCACCCCGGAGGATCTGCGGGCGCTCGAGCAGCGGATGAAGCAGATCATCAAGGGTTCCCAGCGGTTCTCCCGCCGGGTGGTGGAGTCGGTGGAGGCCGCACGGCAGGAGCTGGCAGACGAGCCGTTCAAGCTCGAGCTCGTCGATCTCAAGTCCGAGCAGGGTGCCGTGGACACCTCCGAGGTGATGGAGGTCGGCGAGGGTGCGCTGACCGTCTACGACAACCTGGACCCGCGTACCGGGGATCGGGTGTGGGGCGACCTCTGCCGGGGCCCGCACGTGCCGACCACCAAGCACATCCCGGCGTTCAAGCTCACCAGGGTCGCCGCGGCGTACTGGCGCGGCGACGACAGCAACCCGCAGCTACAGCGAATCTACGGCACCGCGTGGGAGTCCGCCGACGCGCAGGATGCCTACCTCGAGATGCTGGCCGAGGCCGAGCGGCGCGACCACCGCAGGGTCGGCGCCGAGCTGGACCTGTTCTCCTTCCCGGAGGAGATCGGCTCCGGGCTGCCGGTGTTCCATCCCAAGGGCGGGATCATCCGCCGCGAGCTGGAGAGCTACTCGCGGCGGCGGCACGAGGAGGCCGGCTACGAGTTCGTGAACACCCCGCACATCACCAAGGGCGGGTTGTTCCACACCTCCGGCCACCTGCCGTACTACGCGGACACCATGTTCCCGCCGTTGTCGCTGGAGAACGAGGACTACTACCTCAAGGCGATGAACTGCCCGATGCACCACCTGATCTTCCGGTCCCGCGGGCGGTCCTACCGGGAGCTGCCGCTGCGGCTGTTCGAGTTCGGGACGGTGTACCGGTACGAGAAGTCCGGCGTCGTGCACGGCCTGACCCGCGTGCGCGGGCTGACCATGGACGACTCGCATATCTACTGCACGAAGGAGCAGATGCCGGGCGAGCTACGGTCGCTGCTGCGCTTCGTGCTGGATCTGCTGGCGGACTACGGGCTTTCCGACTTCTACCTCGAGCTGTCCACCCGGGATGACTCGGCGAAGTTCATCGGCGAGGAGCGCGAATGGGAGGAGGCGACCGAGACCCTGCGGGCCGCGGCCGAGGAGTCCGGGCTCGAGCTCGTACCCGACCCGGGTGGCGCCGCCTACTACGGGCCGAAGATCTCGGTGCAGGCGCGCGACGCGATCGGGCGGACCTGGCAGATGTCGACCATCCAGCTCGACTTCAACCACCCGCGGCGGTTCGAGCTGGAGTACACCGCGTCGGACGGCTCCCGGCAGATGCCGGTGGTGATCCACCGGGCGCTGTTCGGTTCGATCGAGCGGTTCTTCGGCGTGCTCACCGAGCACTACGCGGGTGCCTTCCCCGCATGGCTTTCCCCGGTGCAGGTGGTCGGGATTCCGATCGCCGAGGACCACGCCGAGCACCTGCGCGGGGTGGAGAAGGCCCTGCGCGCCAGGGGGGTGCGTGCCGAGGTGGACTCCGGCGACGACCGGATGCAGAAGAAGATCCGCACGCACACCACGCAGAAGGTGCCCTTCCTGTTACTGGCGGGCGGCAAGGATGTCGAGGCGGGCGCGGTCTCCTTCCGGTTCCGCGACGGCGGCCAGATCAACGGCGTCGCGGTTGCCACCGCCGTCGAGGCCATCGCCGAGTGGATCGCCCGCAAGGAGAACGCCTCCCCGACCGCGGAGGCGCTGGAGGAGTTCGTTGCCCGCTGA
- a CDS encoding malonic semialdehyde reductase, producing the protein MTSTTPADTLALAAQAQDLLFREARTANSFSPEPVTDEQLAAIYDLVKWAPTSMNTQPLRMLVLRSEQTRQRLQPHLFEGNRAKTAGAPVTVVLAADIDFHEQLPKVFPHKPQARDAFADAPQRRAEVARLNALLQVGYFILGVRAAGLAAGPMSGFDPDGVDREFLAGSGWRSLVVVNLGKPGDNPWFDRLPRLDFEEVVSIR; encoded by the coding sequence ATGACCTCCACGACTCCGGCCGACACGCTCGCACTGGCCGCGCAGGCGCAGGATCTGCTGTTCCGTGAAGCCCGCACGGCCAACAGCTTCAGCCCCGAGCCGGTGACCGATGAGCAGCTCGCGGCCATCTACGACCTGGTCAAGTGGGCACCCACCTCGATGAACACCCAGCCGCTGCGGATGCTGGTGCTGCGGAGCGAGCAGACGAGGCAGCGGTTGCAGCCGCACCTGTTCGAGGGCAACCGGGCGAAGACCGCCGGTGCACCGGTCACTGTCGTGCTCGCCGCGGACATCGACTTCCACGAGCAGCTGCCGAAGGTCTTTCCGCACAAACCCCAGGCACGGGATGCCTTCGCCGACGCCCCGCAGCGGCGGGCGGAAGTGGCGCGGCTGAACGCCCTGCTCCAGGTCGGCTACTTCATCCTCGGCGTGCGTGCGGCCGGGCTCGCGGCGGGGCCGATGAGCGGGTTCGACCCCGACGGCGTCGACCGCGAGTTCCTCGCCGGCAGCGGCTGGCGGTCCCTGGTCGTCGTCAATCTGGGCAAGCCGGGGGACAACCCGTGGTTCGACCGACTGCCGCGACTGGACTTCGAGGAGGTCGTCAGCATCCGCTGA
- a CDS encoding vanadium-dependent haloperoxidase — translation MIGSETYRAHLAEVRQVGRLHSPSRSADKTEAAHFWANDLDGTYKPPGQLLEHTSIIARQLPSQNQFDNARLFALMSMALADAGIAAWDSKFRTDVDLWRPETAIALHPTNPEPNWEPESRALDGETFSPPFPAFISGHATFAGAWAGVMKRYVGTDNFSWTATTDDPFAEGVTRSFTTFSGAAEENAIGRVWLGVHYRFDGEYSLVTGDRVAGWVIDHFLGGDPTLGADSFERTVTAGFGEADAGGPWWTGGPADAYAVNGGAGRISTPAGTGRSVYLNRIRSTDTDLRFAVSTDKPATGNGIYLTGVGRKVADAGTYRATVTIRPGDDVRLQLRRTDGTGAETPIATEQQIAGLSYEQGTVLRVRLRVVGTGPTTVRAKVWADGSAEPAWQTSATDRTGALQAAGNAGVLTYLSGSATNGPVTVELDEVDIQRVAP, via the coding sequence GTGATCGGCTCGGAGACCTACCGGGCCCACCTCGCGGAGGTACGTCAGGTGGGCAGGCTGCACTCCCCCTCGCGTAGCGCCGACAAGACGGAGGCGGCACACTTCTGGGCCAACGACCTCGACGGAACCTACAAGCCGCCGGGCCAGTTGCTCGAGCACACCTCGATCATCGCGCGGCAGCTGCCCAGCCAGAACCAGTTCGACAACGCTCGGCTGTTCGCGTTGATGTCGATGGCACTCGCGGACGCCGGGATCGCGGCTTGGGACTCGAAGTTCCGGACTGACGTCGACCTCTGGCGACCGGAAACCGCGATCGCGCTGCATCCCACCAATCCCGAGCCGAACTGGGAACCCGAGTCGCGGGCGCTCGACGGGGAGACCTTCTCACCGCCGTTCCCCGCGTTCATCTCCGGGCACGCGACCTTCGCCGGAGCCTGGGCCGGGGTCATGAAACGGTACGTGGGCACCGACAACTTCAGCTGGACGGCGACCACCGACGATCCGTTCGCGGAAGGAGTGACCCGCTCGTTCACCACGTTCAGCGGGGCGGCCGAGGAGAACGCTATCGGCCGGGTCTGGCTGGGGGTGCACTACCGGTTCGACGGGGAGTACTCATTGGTCACCGGGGACCGGGTCGCCGGATGGGTGATCGATCACTTCCTCGGCGGCGACCCGACGCTGGGCGCTGACTCGTTCGAGCGGACGGTCACCGCCGGGTTCGGCGAGGCGGACGCGGGCGGACCATGGTGGACCGGTGGGCCGGCGGACGCGTACGCGGTGAACGGCGGCGCCGGCCGGATCAGCACACCCGCGGGTACGGGGCGCAGCGTGTACCTCAACCGGATCCGTTCCACCGACACCGACCTGCGGTTCGCGGTCAGCACCGACAAACCAGCCACCGGGAACGGGATCTACTTGACGGGTGTCGGACGTAAGGTCGCGGACGCGGGTACCTACCGGGCGACCGTGACCATCCGGCCGGGCGACGATGTCCGGCTCCAGTTGCGACGAACCGACGGGACCGGTGCGGAGACCCCGATCGCGACCGAGCAGCAGATCGCCGGCCTCAGCTACGAGCAGGGCACGGTGCTGCGGGTCCGGCTCCGGGTCGTCGGCACGGGGCCGACCACGGTGCGGGCCAAGGTCTGGGCCGACGGTTCGGCCGAACCGGCCTGGCAGACCAGCGCTACCGACCGGACCGGGGCGCTCCAGGCCGCGGGGAACGCCGGTGTCCTGACCTACCTGTCCGGGTCGGCCACCAACGGCCCGGTGACGGTCGAACTCGACGAGGTCGACATCCAGCGGGTGGCCCCCTAA
- a CDS encoding sugar transferase, whose protein sequence is MDESARSSSIAEGISPRIAPSAARPVPSAALRPARHTAPRTTTRPPTMAWERRYRAWVIGGDALSTLLLVAVSAAVIDAAAERTDHVLIGLGVACAVLLALPAGRAWTQQVLGEGAEEFRRLGKGLFAAGVVVAMAGLLFGALDVRPWVFLVMPALAALLLPQRYLLRRLLHLARRRGRCLLPVMAAGDPETVRELIERTRLVSHMGWRVEAVCTPEGTQDQGDVNGVPVVGRLEELADHVQRGGYRVVAITADRYWSPRRLQRLAWDLENTSAEMVVAPVLMEVAGPRLNVSGVFGMPLVRVAAPQFTGGRRLVKEIVDRAGSALLLTMLGPLLLLIALAIKFGDRGPVIYRQRRVGRDGATFTMLKFRTMVVDADRVRDDLLAHNEAAGPLFKLRQDPRVTRIGALLRRYSLDEFPQLWNVLSGRMSLVGPRPPLLEETEAYSSDAQRRLLVKPGLTGLWQVSGRSDLTWAESIRLDLRYVEDWSLAMDLVILWKTVRAVVVGQGAY, encoded by the coding sequence ATGGACGAGTCTGCGCGCTCGTCATCCATCGCCGAAGGCATATCGCCACGCATCGCCCCCAGCGCCGCACGTCCCGTGCCGTCCGCCGCGCTTCGACCGGCCCGGCATACCGCGCCCCGGACCACGACCCGACCACCGACCATGGCCTGGGAACGTCGCTACCGTGCCTGGGTGATCGGCGGGGACGCACTGTCCACCCTGCTGCTCGTCGCGGTGAGCGCGGCGGTGATCGACGCGGCCGCCGAACGGACCGACCACGTGCTGATCGGTCTCGGCGTCGCCTGCGCCGTGCTGCTGGCGCTGCCCGCCGGCCGTGCCTGGACCCAGCAGGTCCTCGGTGAGGGCGCCGAGGAGTTCCGCAGGCTGGGCAAGGGGCTGTTTGCCGCCGGGGTGGTCGTCGCGATGGCGGGGTTGCTGTTCGGGGCGCTGGACGTGCGACCGTGGGTCTTCCTGGTGATGCCGGCGCTGGCCGCCCTGTTGCTGCCCCAGCGGTACCTGTTGCGCCGCCTGCTGCACCTGGCCCGCAGGCGCGGCCGGTGCCTGTTGCCGGTGATGGCCGCGGGTGACCCGGAGACAGTGCGGGAGCTGATCGAGCGCACCCGGTTGGTGTCCCATATGGGCTGGCGGGTGGAAGCCGTCTGCACCCCCGAGGGCACGCAGGACCAGGGTGACGTGAACGGGGTGCCGGTGGTGGGGCGCCTGGAAGAACTGGCCGACCACGTGCAGCGGGGCGGCTACCGGGTGGTGGCGATCACTGCCGATCGGTACTGGAGCCCGCGCAGGCTACAACGGCTGGCATGGGATCTGGAGAACACCTCGGCCGAGATGGTGGTCGCACCCGTGCTGATGGAGGTGGCCGGCCCCCGGTTGAACGTCTCCGGCGTGTTCGGGATGCCGCTGGTGCGGGTCGCGGCACCGCAGTTCACCGGGGGGCGCAGGCTGGTCAAGGAGATCGTGGACCGCGCGGGTTCCGCCCTGCTGCTGACGATGCTCGGCCCGCTGCTGCTGCTGATCGCGCTGGCGATCAAGTTCGGCGACCGGGGACCGGTGATCTACCGGCAGCGCAGGGTCGGCAGGGACGGTGCCACCTTCACCATGCTCAAGTTCCGCACGATGGTCGTGGACGCCGACCGGGTGCGGGACGACCTGCTGGCGCACAACGAGGCCGCGGGGCCGCTGTTCAAGCTGCGCCAGGACCCCCGGGTGACCAGGATCGGTGCCCTGCTACGCCGGTACTCCCTCGACGAGTTCCCGCAGCTGTGGAATGTCCTTTCCGGACGGATGTCGCTGGTGGGGCCGCGCCCGCCGCTGCTGGAGGAGACCGAGGCGTACTCGTCGGACGCACAACGGCGGCTACTGGTCAAGCCAGGGCTGACCGGCCTGTGGCAGGTGAGCGGTCGCAGCGATCTGACCTGGGCGGAGAGCATCCGGCTCGACCTGCGCTACGTCGAGGACTGGTCCCTGGCCATGGATCTGGTGATCCTGTGGAAGACGGTGCGTGCGGTGGTCGTCGGCCAGGGCGCGTATTGA